A genome region from Schaalia sp. 19OD2882 includes the following:
- a CDS encoding D-alanine--D-alanine ligase family protein produces the protein MSHSRRPRVLVIMGGRSGEHEISCATAAGILRALDRDRWDVLPVGITRDGRWVRVPDDPSLLEFVDGHGQSVPEDGSGVVLVPGTCRLLELPSSTDEGAATTVRDLGEIDVVLPLLHGPYGEDGTIQGLFEMADVRYVGCGVTSSAVSMDKHLTKTVLAAAGIDVGRWELLTARQWEVDPAECTRRVEALGYPVFVKPCRAGSSIGISKVDGPEQLAAAVKEAANNDPRIIVEAATCGREIECGVLAGIGGAAPTTANLGEIVVPEGEFYDYQLKYFDTEGVSLECPADVDPHVAQRIRETAVRAFEALECEGLARVDFFHDPTTGSVCVNEVNTLPGFTPFSMYPRMWASVGLEYAALLDHLLTEALERPLGLR, from the coding sequence ATGAGTCACTCGCGCCGTCCTCGTGTCCTTGTCATCATGGGTGGACGGTCCGGCGAACACGAGATCTCCTGCGCCACGGCCGCCGGGATCCTGCGCGCCCTGGACCGCGACCGTTGGGATGTCCTGCCTGTGGGAATCACCAGGGACGGCCGATGGGTGCGTGTCCCCGACGACCCGAGCCTGCTCGAATTCGTCGACGGACACGGCCAGTCGGTACCCGAGGACGGCTCCGGTGTCGTCCTCGTGCCCGGGACCTGCCGCCTCCTCGAACTTCCTTCTTCCACGGACGAAGGCGCTGCCACCACCGTTCGCGACCTGGGCGAGATCGACGTGGTCCTTCCCCTGCTGCACGGCCCCTACGGCGAGGACGGCACCATCCAGGGCCTGTTCGAGATGGCCGATGTGCGTTACGTGGGCTGCGGCGTGACCTCCTCGGCTGTGTCCATGGACAAACACCTGACCAAGACCGTCCTGGCGGCCGCCGGCATCGACGTGGGCCGCTGGGAACTGCTCACTGCACGCCAGTGGGAGGTCGACCCGGCCGAATGCACCCGCCGCGTCGAGGCGCTGGGCTACCCCGTCTTCGTCAAGCCCTGCCGGGCCGGCTCCTCCATCGGCATCAGCAAGGTCGACGGACCCGAACAACTGGCAGCCGCCGTCAAAGAGGCCGCCAACAATGACCCGCGCATCATCGTCGAAGCCGCCACCTGCGGTCGGGAGATCGAATGCGGCGTGCTGGCCGGCATCGGTGGGGCGGCCCCCACCACCGCCAACCTGGGTGAGATCGTCGTACCCGAAGGCGAGTTCTACGACTACCAGCTGAAGTACTTCGACACGGAGGGCGTGTCCCTGGAATGCCCCGCCGACGTCGACCCCCATGTGGCCCAGCGGATCCGCGAGACCGCAGTGCGCGCCTTCGAAGCGCTCGAATGCGAGGGCCTGGCGCGTGTGGACTTCTTCCACGATCCCACCACCGGTTCCGTCTGCGTCAACGAGGTCAACACCCTGCCCGGCTTCACCCCGTTCTCCATGTACCCGCGCATGTGGGCCAGCGTCGGTCTGGAGTACGCGGCCCTGCTCGACCACCTGCTGACCGAGGCTCTTGAGCGCCCTTTGGGCCTGCGCTGA
- a CDS encoding NAD(P)H-dependent glycerol-3-phosphate dehydrogenase, with translation MDTIETTDSADTTATTEASEFARAAVLGTGAWGTTFAQVLADTGLPVCMWGRNADVVDMVNSGENSTYLPGIELSPLVTATTDLGAAVAGADLVAVVVPVAAVRETLTAAAPHVGPEAVLILLAKGLELGSLRCVHEVAGEATGLDGSRIAVLSGPNLSREIAEHHPTATVVACPDRAVAARVAHACHTPWFRPYVSQDVIGCEIAGAVKNVIAVAIGAAEGMGLGTNTRSTLITRGLAEMTRLGTALGANPETFAGLAGIGDLVATCSSRLSRNYSFGFRLGQGMTIDQALALSPGVVEGIRTAAPLLELAARAGVDMPITEAVVQVAHKGATIAQMGEMLLSRPQKMDGWRIDLV, from the coding sequence ATGGACACCATTGAAACCACTGACTCCGCCGACACGACGGCCACCACTGAGGCTTCCGAATTCGCCCGTGCCGCGGTGCTCGGCACCGGCGCATGGGGCACCACCTTCGCCCAGGTCCTGGCGGACACCGGCCTTCCGGTGTGCATGTGGGGCCGCAACGCCGATGTCGTCGACATGGTCAACAGCGGGGAGAACTCCACCTATCTTCCGGGCATCGAGTTGTCGCCGCTGGTCACCGCCACCACGGACCTCGGTGCAGCCGTCGCCGGCGCCGACCTGGTGGCCGTCGTCGTACCCGTGGCCGCCGTACGCGAGACCCTTACCGCCGCCGCACCCCACGTGGGTCCCGAGGCCGTCCTGATCCTACTGGCCAAGGGCCTGGAACTCGGCTCGCTGCGCTGCGTCCACGAGGTCGCCGGCGAGGCCACGGGACTTGACGGCTCGCGCATCGCCGTCCTGTCCGGCCCGAACCTGTCGCGAGAAATCGCCGAACACCACCCGACGGCCACCGTCGTGGCCTGCCCGGACCGGGCGGTGGCCGCCCGCGTCGCCCACGCCTGCCACACCCCGTGGTTCCGCCCCTACGTCTCCCAGGACGTCATCGGCTGCGAAATCGCGGGCGCGGTGAAGAACGTCATCGCCGTGGCCATCGGCGCCGCAGAAGGCATGGGGCTGGGCACGAACACCCGGTCGACCCTCATCACCCGGGGACTTGCGGAGATGACCCGACTGGGCACCGCGCTCGGGGCCAATCCGGAGACCTTCGCGGGTCTGGCCGGCATCGGGGACCTGGTGGCCACATGCTCCTCACGACTGTCGCGCAACTACTCCTTCGGCTTCCGCCTGGGCCAGGGCATGACCATCGACCAGGCGCTGGCGCTTTCGCCCGGCGTGGTCGAAGGCATCCGCACGGCTGCGCCCCTGTTGGAGTTGGCCGCACGGGCGGGCGTGGACATGCCGATCACCGAGGCCGTCGTCCAGGTGGCCCACAAGGGGGCGACCATCGCGCAGATGGGGGAGATGCTGCTCTCGCGCCCACAGAAGATGGACGGCTGGCGCATCGACCTCGTCTGA
- a CDS encoding 1-acyl-sn-glycerol-3-phosphate acyltransferase, whose amino-acid sequence MSTQVTGFYRFARGVLNTFLPPWIRLRTSGSDNLPRQGGFILVWNHTSQVDPVIACWFVARRGYAVRFAAKIEAFRAPVVGPIFRGLRLVPVDRRSKDPGAVLAHMKQALADGDCIGISPEGTLTQDPDVWPMRLKTGAARLALDTRAPVVPMVMWGPHRILPYAGKFPNLRPRQKVDLTVLPAVDLSDLYSEAGSDDHAAVETATARILAALTAGVADLRGEQPPDKAWDPATKARTVVRQA is encoded by the coding sequence ATGAGCACACAGGTCACTGGCTTCTACCGTTTCGCCAGGGGAGTCCTCAACACCTTCCTTCCTCCATGGATCCGCCTGCGCACCAGCGGCTCGGACAACCTGCCGCGCCAAGGCGGCTTCATCCTCGTGTGGAACCACACCTCCCAAGTGGATCCTGTCATCGCCTGCTGGTTCGTGGCCCGACGCGGTTACGCGGTGCGCTTCGCCGCGAAGATCGAGGCCTTCCGCGCTCCTGTCGTCGGGCCGATCTTCCGTGGGCTGCGCCTGGTGCCTGTCGACCGCAGGTCGAAGGACCCGGGTGCGGTGCTCGCCCACATGAAGCAGGCGCTGGCCGACGGCGACTGCATCGGCATCTCTCCGGAGGGGACGCTCACCCAGGACCCCGACGTGTGGCCCATGCGCTTGAAGACCGGGGCGGCGCGCCTGGCATTGGACACTCGCGCACCGGTGGTGCCCATGGTCATGTGGGGGCCGCACCGGATCCTGCCCTACGCCGGGAAGTTCCCGAACCTGCGCCCCCGTCAAAAGGTCGACCTGACCGTGCTGCCCGCCGTGGACCTGTCCGACCTGTATTCCGAGGCCGGCTCCGACGACCACGCTGCGGTCGAGACCGCCACGGCGAGGATCCTCGCGGCCCTGACCGCAGGGGTGGCCGACCTGCGTGGAGAGCAGCCGCCGGACAAGGCGTGGGATCCGGCGACCAAGGCGCGTACCGTCGTGAGGCAGGCGTGA
- a CDS encoding diacylglycerol kinase family protein — protein MTEESGRHIALLVSSTSAHGRALRVGPEVVRTLKASGWQVDVRVTSTDEDPSDVAAASSSPVVAALGGDGYVAAVASALHRTGALFAPLPGGRGNDLCRALGIGTDPVAHARRLASPEIVERPLDAIRVTPDDRPERLAFGIVSFGLDATANRVANETEWINSGPLAYAWGASLGIARHRPCPMSALVDGQQEEVGGWLLSVSNSGWFGGGINLAEESDPGDGLLELVHVGPLPLRRALPLLAKVLLTRGHDPALTVRRVREVRVTTPDGFIAMADGDRIGTVPLTMSVVAGAVRVLAPSDPG, from the coding sequence GTGACCGAGGAGTCGGGCCGTCACATCGCCCTCCTCGTCTCCTCGACCTCGGCCCACGGCAGGGCGCTGCGCGTCGGACCCGAGGTGGTGCGCACCCTCAAAGCCTCAGGTTGGCAGGTTGATGTACGGGTGACCAGCACGGATGAGGATCCTTCGGATGTGGCAGCCGCCTCCTCCTCGCCGGTGGTGGCCGCCTTGGGAGGCGACGGCTATGTGGCTGCCGTGGCCTCGGCACTGCACCGCACCGGTGCCCTCTTCGCCCCACTGCCCGGAGGACGCGGCAACGACCTGTGTCGCGCCCTGGGCATCGGCACGGATCCTGTCGCCCACGCCAGGCGCCTTGCCTCCCCCGAAATCGTCGAACGCCCCCTGGATGCGATCCGCGTCACCCCCGACGACAGGCCGGAGCGCCTCGCCTTCGGCATCGTCTCCTTCGGGCTGGACGCCACCGCCAACCGTGTGGCCAACGAGACCGAATGGATCAACTCCGGGCCCTTGGCCTACGCGTGGGGCGCCTCCCTCGGCATCGCCCGCCACCGCCCGTGCCCCATGTCGGCCTTGGTCGACGGACAGCAGGAAGAGGTCGGCGGTTGGCTGCTGTCCGTGTCCAACTCCGGTTGGTTCGGCGGCGGCATCAACCTTGCCGAAGAGTCCGACCCCGGTGACGGCCTGCTCGAACTGGTCCACGTCGGGCCGCTCCCGCTGCGCCGAGCGCTGCCGCTGCTGGCCAAGGTGCTGCTGACCCGCGGGCACGACCCGGCCCTGACCGTGCGTCGGGTCCGAGAGGTCCGGGTCACGACCCCGGACGGTTTCATCGCCATGGCCGACGGCGACAGGATCGGCACCGTACCCCTGACCATGTCCGTCGTGGCGGGAGCTGTCCGGGTGCTCGCACCCTCCGACCCCGGGTGA
- the murA gene encoding UDP-N-acetylglucosamine 1-carboxyvinyltransferase — MSSVLRVEGGHPLSGTITVRGAKNFVPKAMVASLLGSQPSRLDNVPLIRDVDVVSDLLGAHGVQVSFDQAAGSMTLDPRNVQRARRSDIDALGGASRIPILFCGPLLHQLGEAFIPELGGCNIGGRPIDFHLETLRKFGANVEKREDGVHITKPSGGLHGAIVELPFPSVGATEQTLLTAVRAEGSTTLRGAAVEPEIMDLINVLQKMGAIISVDTDRTIRIEGVDSLTGYTHRALPDRIEAASWGAAALATHGDITVLGAHQPDMTTFLNIFRKVGGAFDIDEDGIRFFHPGGDLKPAALETAVHPGFMTDWQQPLVVALTQAKGLSIVHETVYEKRFGFTKALVKMGANIQLYRECLGATPCRFGQRNFFHSAVISGPTPLMAADIEVPDLRGGFSHLIAALAAKGTSTVSGVDVISRGYEHFLSKLGQLDARVAYVDGATSR; from the coding sequence ATGTCCTCGGTCCTCAGAGTCGAAGGCGGCCACCCGCTGTCGGGTACGATCACCGTTCGCGGCGCCAAGAACTTCGTCCCCAAGGCCATGGTCGCCTCGCTGCTGGGCAGCCAGCCCTCCCGCCTGGACAACGTGCCGCTGATCCGCGACGTCGACGTGGTCTCGGACCTGCTCGGCGCCCACGGCGTGCAGGTCTCCTTCGACCAGGCCGCAGGCTCCATGACCCTGGACCCCCGCAACGTCCAGCGCGCCCGCCGATCCGACATCGACGCCCTTGGCGGAGCCTCACGAATCCCGATCCTCTTTTGCGGACCGCTGCTGCACCAGCTGGGAGAGGCTTTCATCCCGGAGCTCGGCGGCTGCAACATCGGCGGACGCCCCATTGACTTCCACCTGGAGACCCTGCGCAAGTTCGGCGCCAATGTCGAAAAGCGTGAGGACGGTGTCCACATCACCAAACCCTCCGGCGGCCTGCACGGTGCCATCGTCGAATTGCCCTTCCCCTCCGTGGGCGCCACCGAGCAGACCCTGCTCACCGCCGTACGCGCCGAAGGCAGCACGACCCTGCGGGGCGCGGCCGTCGAGCCGGAGATCATGGACCTCATCAACGTCCTGCAGAAGATGGGGGCGATCATCTCCGTCGACACCGACCGGACCATCCGCATCGAAGGCGTCGACTCCCTGACCGGCTACACGCACCGCGCGCTGCCCGACCGCATCGAGGCAGCCTCGTGGGGTGCCGCCGCACTGGCCACCCACGGGGACATCACGGTCCTGGGCGCGCACCAGCCCGACATGACGACCTTCCTCAACATCTTCCGCAAGGTCGGCGGGGCATTCGACATCGACGAGGACGGGATCCGCTTCTTCCACCCCGGGGGCGACCTGAAGCCCGCAGCACTGGAGACGGCGGTGCACCCCGGCTTCATGACCGACTGGCAGCAGCCGCTGGTCGTGGCCCTGACCCAGGCCAAGGGCCTGTCCATCGTCCACGAGACCGTCTACGAGAAGCGCTTCGGATTCACCAAGGCGCTGGTGAAGATGGGCGCCAACATCCAGCTGTACCGCGAGTGCCTGGGAGCCACCCCCTGCCGCTTCGGGCAACGCAACTTCTTCCACTCCGCCGTCATCTCCGGGCCCACCCCGCTGATGGCCGCCGACATCGAGGTCCCTGACCTTCGTGGCGGCTTCTCGCACCTCATCGCGGCGCTGGCCGCCAAGGGCACGTCGACCGTGTCGGGGGTGGACGTCATCTCTCGCGGCTACGAGCATTTCCTCAGCAAACTCGGCCAGCTCGACGCGCGTGTGGCCTACGTCGACGGGGCCACTTCGCGGTGA
- the leuD gene encoding 3-isopropylmalate dehydratase small subunit: protein MEKFTTHTGIAVPLRRSNVDTDQIIPAVYLKRISRTGFEDALFAGWRSDPDFVLNQDAYREGSILVAGPDFGTGSSREHAVWALKDYGFRVVLAPKFADIFRGNAGKQGLVAGLVSQEDVTQLWKILEAEPGTRVTVSLEERSVTCGTFRCQFQIDDYVRWTLMEGLDDIAMTLRHEAGIAAHEAARPSFKPRTLPAKHLPKEEVRPARPVADPGVPGVR from the coding sequence ATGGAAAAGTTCACCACCCACACCGGTATTGCCGTCCCGCTGCGCCGCTCCAACGTCGACACCGACCAGATCATCCCGGCCGTCTACCTCAAGCGGATCTCGCGCACGGGCTTCGAGGACGCCCTCTTCGCCGGATGGAGGAGCGACCCGGACTTCGTCCTCAACCAGGACGCCTACCGTGAGGGCTCGATCCTGGTGGCGGGCCCGGACTTCGGCACCGGCTCCTCGCGTGAGCACGCCGTGTGGGCACTCAAGGACTACGGGTTCCGCGTCGTCTTGGCCCCGAAGTTCGCCGACATCTTCCGCGGAAACGCCGGCAAGCAGGGCTTGGTGGCCGGCCTCGTCTCGCAGGAGGACGTCACCCAACTGTGGAAGATCCTCGAAGCCGAGCCCGGCACCCGGGTGACGGTTTCACTGGAGGAGCGCTCCGTGACCTGCGGCACCTTCCGCTGCCAATTCCAGATCGACGACTACGTCCGGTGGACCCTCATGGAGGGCTTGGACGACATCGCAATGACTTTGCGTCACGAGGCCGGGATCGCCGCCCATGAGGCCGCCCGCCCCTCGTTCAAGCCGCGCACCCTGCCCGCCAAGCACCTGCCGAAGGAAGAAGTGAGGCCCGCGCGTCCCGTCGCGGACCCGGGTGTGCCGGGCGTGCGTTGA
- the leuC gene encoding 3-isopropylmalate dehydratase large subunit, protein MAATMAEKVWRDHVVSQGEGGAPDLLYIDLHLVHEVTSPQAFEGLRLSGRSVRRPDLTIATEDHNTPTLDIDLPIADDTSRIQIDTLRANAKEFGIRLHSLGDADQGIVHVVGPQLGLTQPGMTIVCGDSHTSTHGAFGALAFGIGTSQVEHVLATQTLPLAPFKTMAITVNGSLPAGSSAKDIILAVIAKIGTGGGQGYVLEYRGQAIRELSMEGRMTICNMSIEAGARAGMVAPDQTTFDYIKGRPHAPEGADWDAAVEYWTSLASDEDATFDAEVVLEAADIEPFVTWGTNPGQGVPLSATVPVPEDIADETQRVAAEKALDYMGLEAGTPMRDIRVDTVFLGSCTNGRIEDLRAAAEVVKGRTKAEGVRMLVVPGSARVRIQAEAEGLDKVFTDFGAEWRNAGCSMCLAMNPDKLAPEERSASTSNRNFEGRQGKGGRTHLVSPAVAAATAVRGTLSSPSDLAPLVD, encoded by the coding sequence ATGGCCGCAACGATGGCGGAGAAAGTGTGGCGCGACCACGTCGTCAGCCAAGGCGAAGGTGGCGCCCCTGACCTGCTCTACATCGACCTGCACCTGGTCCACGAGGTCACCAGCCCCCAAGCATTCGAAGGACTGCGCCTGTCAGGACGCAGCGTGCGCAGGCCCGACCTGACCATCGCCACAGAGGACCACAACACCCCCACCTTGGACATCGACCTGCCCATCGCGGACGACACAAGCCGCATCCAGATCGACACCCTGCGCGCCAACGCCAAAGAATTCGGCATCCGCCTGCACTCCCTGGGAGACGCCGACCAGGGCATCGTCCACGTGGTCGGACCGCAACTGGGCCTGACCCAGCCGGGAATGACCATCGTCTGCGGCGACTCCCACACCTCCACCCACGGCGCCTTCGGGGCACTGGCCTTCGGCATCGGCACCTCGCAGGTCGAACACGTCCTGGCCACCCAGACCTTGCCGCTGGCCCCCTTCAAGACCATGGCGATCACCGTCAACGGCTCCCTGCCGGCAGGCTCCAGCGCCAAGGACATCATCTTGGCCGTCATCGCCAAGATCGGCACCGGCGGGGGACAGGGCTACGTCCTGGAGTACCGCGGCCAGGCCATCCGCGAGCTCTCCATGGAGGGCCGCATGACCATCTGCAACATGTCCATCGAGGCCGGGGCGCGCGCAGGCATGGTGGCGCCCGACCAGACGACCTTCGACTACATCAAGGGCCGCCCTCACGCCCCCGAGGGCGCCGACTGGGACGCCGCCGTCGAGTACTGGACCTCCTTGGCCTCCGACGAGGACGCCACCTTCGACGCCGAGGTCGTCCTGGAGGCCGCCGACATCGAACCCTTCGTCACATGGGGCACGAACCCCGGACAGGGGGTGCCCCTGTCGGCCACCGTCCCCGTGCCCGAGGACATCGCCGACGAGACCCAGCGCGTGGCCGCCGAGAAGGCCCTGGACTACATGGGGCTGGAGGCCGGCACCCCCATGCGGGACATCCGCGTCGACACCGTCTTCCTCGGCTCGTGCACGAACGGGCGCATCGAGGACCTGCGGGCCGCCGCCGAAGTGGTCAAGGGCCGCACCAAGGCCGAGGGCGTGCGGATGCTCGTCGTGCCGGGCTCTGCGCGGGTGCGCATCCAGGCCGAGGCGGAGGGCCTGGACAAGGTCTTCACCGACTTCGGCGCCGAATGGCGCAACGCCGGATGCTCCATGTGCCTGGCGATGAACCCGGACAAGCTCGCCCCCGAGGAGCGTTCGGCGTCGACCTCGAACCGAAACTTCGAAGGGCGTCAGGGCAAGGGCGGGCGCACACACCTGGTCTCGCCCGCGGTCGCCGCCGCCACAGCCGTGCGCGGCACCCTGTCCTCGCCCTCCGACCTGGCCCCGCTGGTCGACTGA
- a CDS encoding IclR family transcriptional regulator, whose product MDDSSSSSGVGVLDKAAMVLGALEAGPATLAQLVSATGLARPTAHRLAVALEYHRMVARDMQGRFVLGPRLQELASSAGEDRLLAASMPVLVALRDHTKESTQLFRRQGDYRVCVAASEREMGLRDSIPVGATLSMRAGSAAQVLLAWEEPDRLHRGLYEASFNATMLSQVRRRGWAQSVGEREPGVASVSAPVRGPSGRVIAALSISGPIERIGRQPGRQHGPSVVAAANRLSDFLRSVEGMEE is encoded by the coding sequence ATGGATGACTCCTCCTCCTCGAGTGGTGTCGGAGTCCTGGACAAGGCCGCAATGGTCCTCGGTGCCCTGGAGGCCGGACCTGCCACCTTGGCCCAGTTGGTCTCCGCAACCGGTCTGGCACGACCCACCGCCCACCGCCTTGCGGTGGCCTTGGAGTACCACCGCATGGTGGCTCGCGACATGCAGGGCCGCTTCGTCCTGGGGCCACGCCTTCAGGAGCTTGCCTCCTCTGCGGGTGAGGACCGCCTGTTGGCCGCCTCGATGCCGGTCCTGGTGGCGCTTCGCGACCACACGAAGGAGTCCACGCAGCTCTTCCGCCGCCAAGGCGACTACCGCGTGTGCGTGGCCGCCTCCGAACGCGAGATGGGTCTGCGCGACTCGATCCCCGTGGGCGCCACCTTGTCGATGCGTGCCGGCTCTGCCGCCCAGGTACTGCTGGCTTGGGAGGAGCCGGACCGTTTGCACCGCGGCCTGTACGAGGCCTCGTTCAATGCCACGATGCTTTCCCAGGTGCGTAGGCGCGGCTGGGCCCAGTCCGTGGGCGAGCGCGAACCGGGCGTGGCCTCCGTGTCGGCGCCCGTGCGCGGCCCTTCCGGGCGGGTGATTGCCGCCCTGTCGATCTCCGGGCCGATCGAACGCATCGGCCGTCAGCCCGGCCGCCAGCACGGTCCTTCCGTGGTGGCCGCCGCCAATCGCCTGTCGGACTTCCTCCGCTCGGTGGAAGGAATGGAGGAATGA
- a CDS encoding rhodanese-like domain-containing protein produces MTQMKARRALTLALGAALVLGLGACASTAPAGSASGSDASESSSAPAPSAQESSSASQSSSPAASTVLLDVRTPEEFAEGHLEGATNIDVQSPDFADKIAALDKDADYTLYCRSGRRAGQAKALMEQAGFTKVSNAGGVEEASKALNLPITR; encoded by the coding sequence ATGACCCAGATGAAAGCCCGTCGCGCCCTCACCCTTGCTCTTGGAGCGGCTCTTGTCCTTGGGCTCGGCGCTTGCGCGTCGACCGCGCCTGCCGGCTCTGCTTCCGGCTCTGACGCATCCGAGTCCTCCTCGGCGCCGGCCCCATCCGCCCAGGAGTCGTCTTCGGCCTCCCAGTCGTCCTCTCCTGCTGCCTCCACGGTCCTGCTGGATGTGCGCACCCCTGAGGAGTTCGCCGAGGGGCATCTGGAGGGTGCCACGAACATCGATGTGCAGTCCCCGGACTTCGCCGACAAGATCGCGGCCCTGGACAAGGACGCCGACTACACCCTGTACTGCCGCTCCGGCAGGCGCGCCGGGCAGGCCAAGGCCCTCATGGAGCAGGCCGGCTTCACCAAGGTCTCCAACGCCGGCGGAGTCGAGGAAGCCTCGAAGGCCCTGAACCTGCCCATCACCCGCTGA